The DNA sequence TTGAGGTTTagaggcagagtacggaaccaaacatactcaagcggctccttcggggttaTCACTACACAAATAATGTCTTCAGTGAATATAGGAAATTCTGTACTCCACCAGCATGCAGACACACTTCACACTCACCAGATTCAGTAGACCCCTTGTTATATGGGGTCAGATGCGCATAGGGGTAGAAAGGATCTCAAGAATATCCAACGTTAGATCTCAAAAAGTGATATCCAAGCCACTGCTGACATCCATTCAATGTAGATAAAGACTGTACTTTAAACTCCAATGGTGCCATATAGGGAGAGGAAAAATggctctcatggtgtagtatttaaaatacTTATTGTgatagtaatgcacttacatctgGGAAGACAAAAGATCAGCATATGAGTATTAGGAACGCTGGTTTGctctccacctgcgttccagctgaccGGAAATGACGTATCTCGAACAAACCCACATGGCCACGCCCACTGTTTGCTGgccacaacaattttttttgttgtggtGTGCTACGCACGCTGCATTCTGCTTCTTTAACAGTTGTCCCTCTttgtcaagttcaaaagttggaagTTATGTTGTCACCCTTTTCTGTGCATGCTCAGTAACTCAAACATTCATTTAAGTGTATGGAGCTGTGAGTGGCAGGTCTTGGGTAAGCCACTCCGACAAGTGGGCAAAGTCTGTGTAGAAATGCTTGATCACTGGGCAGGCCTGAGGTGGACTCTGAGCAAGGTTAACTGCCCTGTGGTCCAGGAATGAAATGTTGATAATCATGGAAATGTTGGTTTCTAAAGAGGAAGTCAGTAGATAGTTCCTTTTGATGAGAATGGCATTGGAGATGCAAATATATGCTTTCTTCTTTGCAAGTAAGACTTTAATTGTAGCTTTTTTTAAGGTACAGAGCTGCTTTAAAGACATAGCTTGAATTTTCCTTTTCAAAATACTTTTATGAATATTACAAAATGATCTATACACAGACCAAGATTCAATTTAGCATAACTGCTCCTTTTATAAGGTTGTTTTATCTTCCAAAGAACAGTAAGGTTCTTCAAAGTACATAATAAATACACAGACGACTGTTATTCTTTAAGGTTGTTTTTATTATAAATCCAGATTGTGAAAGATTTTACTCATTGTTAAAACTGCCACTTCAAAAGGCATATGTAATGTTCCATATAGTTCTTGATAATTCATCTTCCTACTTGAATGAGTCACCTTTTACTTAAAGTCTTCAGGCTCTGTTATTCTAATAGTATTGCACAAAGTCAAAATTTTCTATGATTTCAAACTTATCTAGTGGTCCTATTTCATTTGTAGTGTGATTGACACTAGTCAGGTGGCCATGCCAAATATGAAAGGCATTTTACTTGACTAGGGCAGAACACACAGCGGCAGTGACCCATTCCCTAAGAGCAGTCGGGTCAACCATTTGGTTTGTATTTAAATTTGAAGCTTATGGGAATAGTGTGTGAATCGTAGATGGATATTGGGTGAAACTTgggtaaaaacatttgaaaaaagacCAGCCAGTGTGCTAAAGCACTGTTTCTCATATACAATtacccctttttttaaataaatgtttgtcTTTACAAGCACTCCAGATATGGTTGCATGGCATTTCCCAAATCGGACTTCCTAATTATTTCAGCAGTGAACCATGTGTGCGATATGTGTGTCAAAATGATTCCATTGGAGGCCCACATGCCAAAGTACCAATACAGGAGCACAAATGAAAAGATAAACATAGAGTATTGTCAGCCTGTGAGAGGACCTTTAAGGTCCAGTCAGCAGTGAGCATGAGATTTGCTGATTACAAAGCTTTAGGCCTGAGTCAGCAAGGGgattgcagagagatcactgctttaGCACAAAAAACAAGGCTCCTTCTCTACAGCATCCTGGCATTGGGTCCACTTTTCTGCTCAAGCTGTGgcagctttctaaagaaaacagactataatgccccgtacacacggtcggattttctgatggaaaatgtgtgataggaccttgttgtcggaaattccgactgtgtgtgggctccatcacacattttccatcggattttccgacacacaaagtttgagagcaggatataaaattttccgacaacaaaatccgttgtcggaaattccgatcgtgtgtacacaaatccgacggacaaagtgccacgcatgctcagaataaataaagagatgaaagctattggccactgccccgtttatagtcccgacgtacgtgttttacgtcaccgcgtttagaacgatcggattttctgacaactttgtgtgaccgtgtgtattcaagacaagtttgagccaacatccgtcggaaaaaatccatggattttgttgtcgaaatgtccgaacaaagtccgaccgtgtgtacggggcattagactttgaaCATCTTTGGTTTGATGTATCCGAAATGTATTTGAATGATTAAAACTTAAAGTTCAAATGATCTTTAAGAAACAAGAAAGCATCTCTGTTTCCCCTTGTTTATTGGTTTGTAAATATGAGCTATGAACACAAAGCAGACAAGATGTTTCCTCTAATAAGACATTGTAGCATAGTTTTTTTTAGTGAATGATACAATGGGCTGAACTTATACAAAAGGTATCATTATTCAGGTGTGCCTAGGGCAGCAGTTGGTCTAATTATGGCATTGGATACTATGAGTTTAACTATAAGACTTTACGGGTTGTTGCAGTGAGGAGTTAGGGGTAGATAACCACAGTTATGACATGGCTTTGTAATTTTGTGGTGTACTAGTGGCTCCCTGGTCGCATAAGCTTATAGTATTAAAGAATTGGAGTTGTGGCCTTATGATAACTAGTGTCAGAGATGTGAAGTTTGTGATACTTACTCCCTCGTGGACAAGGCTGCTGATATGGGTGGGGGACCACCGGTGCTCTTGTAGGGGTGTCcaagcacacaggggggcccacacagggagggagATTAATGATGAACGACAAttgtgtctctcttcctccagcagctgaaaaatggtctctccccctctccctgcagcCAGGTTTTATCTGCTGAGAAAGAGAAGTCATCCCTTACTAATCCCCCTCTCtgtttgcccctcccccccaactcaACGCTGGCTCTAATGTTAGCTCTGCTCCTGAGTTTGTTATCTCTATAactttggtgcccccccccccgtctctttgATCCCGGTGCTCCAACTGcccagcctgtatatttttttcatctcatctttatttttatttattgactcagttttatcttttagctttagcaggaattctgtgagCTATGTTCTATTTGTGTCTGCTaacaattttattgtatttttagggaaatatagctttaatattgtcttgggggggggggggggctgtcaggtagtctgtatggggccccgcaATTTCTGTCAGCAGCCCTGTCTACCTGTCTCTGATGACTTTGAACCTGATCAAGATTCTGTTCCTGTCTGCCTGGCTGCTGCCGaatacagcttgtcacttgaccCCATACTGCCGCTGGGTGGATCTCTTTGTTTCTAAGCTCAAGTTCACAGATCCAGCTTCCTGGCACCCgcacccttccactgccctagcagtctCTGTTTCCACTACCAGGGCTACTTGGACAGGAATTGTACatgaggccaccctcatcatctcaggcTCCACAGACAGGTGTGTGATACCTTGACAGGTGTTCATTTAAAATGATTTTCTAGTTTCCCTCACTGTATCAATAGAAAATTCACGAATACATGTCTGTTCAATTCACTTTCATGGGTTCTAATTTGTTGCACTCTGTGAGACAAATTTGTAAGTATTGTGCAAGGTAATAGTTATGAGAAGATGTCATTGGGTCACTGTACATTAATGAGTGCCTGTGCTGCAATAGGTGTCAAAAAAAACTTTACATGTGTAAAGTGTAATGAGTGTAAGAATTGCAACAATATATTGTTTTAGGCAGCAACACATGCTAATACAGACATTACATACCAAGAAATCCTATGAATCTCCTCTTTTGTTAAGAAGActtgataaggcccctttcacatgggcggacagaattcagcttttagctgaaattatctaccgcacctaaactcacacaatgctttcctatgaccctattcacacactgcgtttagcgatGGTTTCTTTATatggggttttgtgcggttagaaaaaattaatttgactgcgtccaggaccgatttagTGCAACTATCTGCACAGGatcgcaggtaatcgcagtgtactatttcccCTGCAGATAGATGcaacaacaaggaaagaaaaacaaaaggaaacacATCAGAAATTGCAAGAATGTTCCACTGCAGCTGAACGCAGCTGCATGAAAACGCACGTAAACACTGCTAATCGCAATGTTTAACTGCAAATGATTGCTGTCCCTGGAGTCtttgaatttcaaaataacaacacatgcttttaacagcggcagaacagccgcccgtgtgaaaggggcctaaaagatagATTTCCCTTTACCCTCCAAATTAAAGTTTATTTGATTATATTTCAACTTTACAAAAGTGTCGTCTTTAGACTCACTGTCAAGTGCACATCAAGGTCAAAATGAGCTCAATGTTTCTTGTGTTGTCTATAAATATTTTAGCTAGTGCTCGTGTTGGCCCAGAATAACTGCCAATGTGGACATTGTAATTTCCCTGATATAGTGCATACATTTGAAGATCTTTAGACATCTGAAGCATATTTCATTTTCAGTATTTCTGGTTCATCTAGAACTGGGGCCCACTCTAATCCTTGTAGTCACAACTTCTTCAAGATGGTGAACACCAAAACTTTAGAAACTCTTGAATGAGACCTCCCCAGAAACCACAACACAAATGTCAATTTAAATATCGAGCTAGATGCGATTTGACATAATACGAGTGTTCAGTTTTTTGAAAAATGACCTAAGCTTGCATATCTtgcatttcttctttttgtttgcattctttAGATGTCCATTTATCCAATTTTCTTCTTCATCCTCATCCTCACTAGCCCATGGTCCCCATGCACCACCGTTGAGCTCTGGATTCCCTCTTGGGTCCTCATTTGGATAACGCACTGGGATAGCAGTGTGGTTATAGTAAGCTATACGCAACAATAGTTCCTTAACAATTTCAGGTTTCAGTGCAGACAAGTCATAACGTTCGAAAGGGTCAGCTGTGATGTTGTAAAGCCATACTGATTTACGGGCTCCATCAGTATGACGTtctaagttccaccaagttcctgGAAAGTTAGTGAGAGTCTGTGGTGGTATCCAATCACTGTAACCAGGGTCCCCAGTTAACAGCTTAAAATCTTTAACCCTTATAGAGGCCTGAATAGCAGTGTTCCATATTCCTTGACCTTCTTCCAAGGATCCAGACCTGGCAAGATTATACAAAGGGTCAATATTATGCAGAATTTCTGTCCTGGGTGACTCTTTTCCTTCACTTATTGATGGCCACATGTCATAGCCATCAAGTCCCTCTGTTTCAGAAATGTTTCCCCCTCCCAGCTTCACTAGTGTTGGATACCAGTCCGTAATATGCATTAGGGATCGACTAGACCTTCTTTTCATTTTGAGCAATGGACTGTGAACAAAACCCAAACTCCTTATACCCCCCTCCCAGTATGTGCCTTTGCGGCCCCGTAAAGGCCAGTTGCTTCCACCAGAGAAGGTTTGACCCCCATTGTCTGATGAGAAAATAATAATGCTGTTGTCATAGTAACCATACTTTTTCAATGCCCGGGTAATGTTCTTAACAGCAGCATCCATACATGTTACCATAGCGGCATACTTCCTCCTTGCCACATTGCCCATATTCCTATAGGGATAGATGTACTCTCGAGGAGACTGCAAGGGAGTATGCACTGCTTGGAAAGCTATGTATATAAATATAGGTTGCTGAGGATTATGGGAGGCCAAGATATGACTTACACGTTGGGAGTAGAGTATAGTGGAGTATTTGCCAGCAAGGTCCCAAGCCACGTTTTCTCCTTCATGCAAGTCAAAGCCACAAACCCCTGGGCCATCACA is a window from the Aquarana catesbeiana isolate 2022-GZ linkage group LG03, ASM4218655v1, whole genome shotgun sequence genome containing:
- the ARSI gene encoding arylsulfatase I — its product is MAVQTLTGFSLVSLLSFGYMSWDWMKPVVLGDSPGDAPAEFQAPPSPRPPHIIFILTDDQGYHDIGYHGSDIQTPTLDRLAAEGVKLENYYVQPICTPSRSQLITGRYQIHTGLQHSIIRPRQPNCLPLHQVTLPQKLQEAGYATHMVGKWHMGFYKKDCLPTRRGFDTFLGSLTGNVDYYTYDNCDGPGVCGFDLHEGENVAWDLAGKYSTILYSQRVSHILASHNPQQPIFIYIAFQAVHTPLQSPREYIYPYRNMGNVARRKYAAMVTCMDAAVKNITRALKKYGYYDNSIIIFSSDNGGQTFSGGSNWPLRGRKGTYWEGGIRSLGFVHSPLLKMKRRSSRSLMHITDWYPTLVKLGGGNISETEGLDGYDMWPSISEGKESPRTEILHNIDPLYNLARSGSLEEGQGIWNTAIQASIRVKDFKLLTGDPGYSDWIPPQTLTNFPGTWWNLERHTDGARKSVWLYNITADPFERYDLSALKPEIVKELLLRIAYYNHTAIPVRYPNEDPRGNPELNGGAWGPWASEDEDEEENWINGHLKNANKKKKCKICKLRSFFKKLNTRIMSNRI